The following coding sequences are from one Thunnus maccoyii chromosome 17, fThuMac1.1, whole genome shotgun sequence window:
- the kif26aa gene encoding kinesin-like protein KIF26A isoform X10 — protein MEKNFEQIMDWKELAAQKLSLSRRKKSQPGPPSSPGEAPGLLLYTGGFSGALQLSPPAIPPCLLRAGSKVKDTPGMGKVRVMVRICSVNSGESSESMSFIKVDGRKKQLSLSETSAGGVQRRSSTSAPKTFTFDAVFSQDASQAEVCSGTVAEVIQSVVNGADGCIFCFGHANLGKTYTMIGRDCSTQSLGVAPTAISWLFKVIEERREKAGARFSVRVSAVEISGREETLTDLLAELSSSSAGGHQEAPGPAVSLREDPVCGSQLQNQTELRATSAERAAFFLDAALAARRSSRTPSDQEARKNSHFLFTLHLNQDRLDKSNKAAMSGRSRLHLLDLGSCEMNISRTREGGGGQCLSLSALGNVILALANGAKHVPYRDSKLTMLLSESLGNINCRTTMIAHISDSPANYMETLTTVQLASRIHRMRKKKSKYASSSSGGESSCEEGPTRRPPHLRPFHPRTVALDPDTPLLLSSDPDYSSSSEHSCDTVIYIGPGGTAISDRELSDNEGPPSFIPIIPSLNKKRVKDAPRSDGDHFKCNTFAELQERLDCIDGSEGPATFGTEGKAAQAAAVRSPSGAAKPAEATSPPKPDKNSSQRFSESTNKSHQELSKFPSASGMDTSKRTSADGEKLAAALVQPCVVKPFSQDSEPVVREKVYLKGGVPKPSASPSLPRTYRAAAQPGEVIRRTPPVGMSQQAQRQGQPPGSPSRCPVEDNNLRTALLGRCLDRDFLRTTITLQQPVELNGEDELVFTVVEELPHGLIPDNGRPSNILSFNSDCSLQALASGSRPVSIISSINDEYDAYTSQHGAEGADVGASCQEMLFSQHGNKHPTVSSWSSEVSVESAESESTRSTGRFYLRDKNMASENTSTLTSPSVFHREPFLQQRVKSSLNDSGVCFSELDSDPATPNKPSFTKCPPFPESTKASPKGSKLRANTLNTSVSAHIPHHATHSSLPRKTKPTSSAAVGCSRQEGRHDDFLLQGSSHFDPREVEFLSTGKPPRSGVNISSKRPGGNSNSVPRPPKAQVSSSAQRVVDGCEKSSSRRGDTLIKLPRLTRGATTLGTVSIPQSSESKWSHEATSATGTLRFSSLGKKSNGQKSSVISKSGSGSISPPAPPAKQSSQEQKTRTALFPSALKTSSDTGKSSFPKTSTSEEEFNRLRADSFSHKTSSLKTDHGSARTSSSLKTRGAKTDSSRFYGSLMSLERCDSQTSVGSKPVLSQENSGASLGGNNRSNRSVPKLGVPASTSTPASSSQVSPGVFATTSKLLQVKGGSSSRAAVSGGSKVRTLSTSSSKSLSSSLKPPDNAAGRNTGLLTTGKSPARPATGVKSGRGTIMGTKQAISRAANSRVSELAAGSQRKQLSRGLSGNDSTDSGTSGVSRSLINTPIPSPYSKITAPRRPQRYSSGHGSDNSSILSGELPPAMGRTALFYHSGGSSGYESMIRDSETTGSTSSAHDSMSESGVSSSNRSRVSKSPKKRGNGFLRRRLIPAPLPDTSSLGRKVGGQWVDVPPLGGTLKEPFEIKVYEIDDVERLQRRREVVTGSEVRPAPSAQLPVQEVKYLQSFHDVEKGLLYFNARLRMLEKRQQQIRELKSKHDRLKVELEEAKSRLMLDPSKWSGEFDVDQDLDRESQEYLEALAQATAELEYCVNLCKSRVMMETCFDIAATTAAAAQGGQQEVEV, from the exons ATGGAGAAGAACTTTGAGCAGATAATGGACTGGAAGGAACT ggCGGCTCAGAAGCTCAGTCTGTCCCGCAGGAAGAAGTCTCAGCCGGGCCCCCCCTCCTCACCCGGCGAGGCCCCGGGGCTCCTGCTCTACACCGGAGGGTTCAGCGGGGCCCTGCAGCTCTCCCCGCCCGCCATCCCGCCATGCCTCCTACGGGccgggtcaaaggtcaaggacACGCCGGGGATGGGGAAG GTCCGAGTGATGGTCCGGATCTGTTCGGTCAACAGCGGCGAGTCCTCCGAGTCCATGTCCTTCATCAAAGTGGACGGCAGGAAGAAGCAGCTCAGCCTCAGCGAGACGTCGGCCGGCGGAGTCCAGAGGAGATCCTCCACCTCCGCCCCCAAGACCTTCACCTTCGACGCCGTCTTCTCGCAAGACGCCTCACAG GCTGAGGTGTGCTCGGGGACGGTGGCGGAGGTCATCCAGTCGGTGGTGAACGGAGCTGACGGCTGCATCTTCTGCTTCGGACACGCTAACCTTG GTAAGACATACACCATGATTGGCCGAGACTGCTCCACCCAGAGTCTGGGCGTGGCTCCGACCGCCATCTCCTGGCTGTTTAAGGTGATCGAGGAGCGGAGGGAGAAGGCCGGAGCTCGATTCTCCGTCAGAGTGTCGGCCGTAGAGATCTCCGGCCGGGAAGAGACACTGACCGACCTCCTGGCTgaactctcctcctcctcggcggGGGGCCATCAGGAGGCCCCGGGCCCCGCCGTGTCCCTGCGAGAAGACCCCGTCTGTGGCTCCCAG cTTCAGAACCAGACGGAGCTGCGGGCGACCAGCGCCGAGCGAGCCGCCTTCTTCCTGGATGCCGCGTTGGCGGCGAGGAGGAGCAGCCGAACGCCGAGCGACCAGGAGGCCCGGAAGAACTCGCACTTCCTGTTCACTCTGCACCTCAACCAGGACAGACTGGACAAGAGCAACAAGGCGGCAA TGTCCGGTCGGAGTCGTCTCCACCTCCTGGATTTGGGGAGCTGTGAGATGAACATCAGCAGGACCAGAGAGGGAGGCGGAGGtcagtgtctgtctctgtccGCGCTGGGAAACGTCATCCTCGCCCTCGCCAACGGGGCCAAGCACGTCCCCTACAG GGACAGTAAGCTCACCATGCTCCTCAGTGAATCTCTGGGCAACATCAACTGTCGAACCACCATGATCGCCCACATCTCCGACTCCCCGGCCAACTACATGGAGACGCTGACCACGGTGCAGCTGGCCTCCCGCATCCACCgcatgaggaagaagaagtcCAAG TACGCCTCCAGCTCGTCTGGAGGGGAGAGTTCCTGCGAGGAGGGCCCGACCCGTCGACCCCCACACCTTCGACCCTTCCACCCTCGGACGGTGGCCCTCGACCCAGACACACCTCTGCTGCTCTCCAGTGATCCCGACTACTCGTCCAGCAGCGAACACTCCTGCGACACCGTCATCTACATCGGGCCCGGAGGGACGGCCATCTCAGACCGAGAGCTGAGCGACAACGAGGGGCCTCCTTCCTTCATTCCCATCATCCCCTCCCTGAACAAAAAGCGGGTCAAAGATGCGCCCAGGTCCGATGGCGATCATTTTAAGTGCAACACGTTTGCAGAGCTGCAGGAGAGACTCGACTGCATCGACGGCAGCGAGGGCCCGGCCACGTTCGGCACAGAGGGTAAAGCAGCACAAGCAGCGGCTGTCAGATCTCCCAGCGGAGCTGCTAAACCCGCAGAGGCAACATCTCCACCCAAACCTGATAAGAACTCCTCCCAGAGGTTCTCAGAAAGCACAAATAAATCTCATCAGGAGCTATCCAAGTTCCCCTCAGCCAGTGGCATGGACACCTCCAAACGGACAAGTGCAGATGGGGAGAAACTTGCAGCCGCCCTCGTTCAGCCATGTGTGGTAAAGCCTTTTTCTCAGGACTCAGAGCCTGTGGTGCGGGAGAAGGTCTACCTCAAAGGGGGTGTACCCAAGCCGTCTGCCTCACCGTCCTTACCCAGGACATACAGGGCAGCAGCTCAGCCTGGGGAAGTCATCCGTAGGACTCCCCCAGTCGGTATGAGTCAACAAGCACAAAGGCAAGGGCAACCGCCAGGGTCCCCTAGCAGATGCCCCGTGGAGGACAACAATCTCCGGACAGCGCTGTTAGGAAGATGCCTCGACAGGGATTTCCTCAGAACTACCATCACACTGCAGCAGCCTGTGGAGCTGAATGGGGAGGACGAGCTTGTGTTCACTGTGGTGGAGGAGCTTCCTCATGGCCTCATCCCAGACAACGGCCGACCCTCCAACATCCTCAGCTTCAACAGTGACTGCTCTCTGCAGGCTTTAGCTTCTGGCTCTCGCCCCGTCAGCATCATCAGCAGTATTAACGATGAGTATGACGCTTACACATCTCAACATGGAGCCGAAGGTGCTGATGTTGGTGCCAGCTGCCAAGAAATGTTGTTTTCCCAACATGGCAACAAGCACCCAACTGTTAGCTCATGGTCAAGTGAAGTGAGTGTGGAGTCAGCTGAAAGTGAAAGCACTCGTTCAACTGGCAGATTTTACTTGAGGGACAAAAACATGGCATCAGAGAATACATCGACACTGACGTCGCCAAGTGTATTTCATCGAGAGCCGTTTCTGCAGCAACGTGTCAAGAGCTCCCTGAATGACAGCGGTGTCTGTTTCTCAGAGCTGGACAGTGACCCTGCTACCCCAAACAAACCATCTTTTACCAAGTGCCCTCCCTTCCCTGAATCAACCAAAGCCTCACCAAAAGGCTCCAAGCTGAGAGCCAATACTCTGAACACTTCAGTGTCAGCCCACATTCCCCATCACGCCACCCATTCCAGTCTTCCCAGGAAAACCAAGCCTACCTCATCTGCAGCTGTGGGCTGCAGCAGACAGGAAGGCAGACATGATGACTTTTTGCTTCAGGGAAGCAGTCACTTTGATCCCAGAGAGGTCGAGTTTCTCTCTACAGGTAAACCACCAAGAAGTGGTGTAAACATTTCCTCCAAGAGGCCTGGAGGGAACAGTAACAGTGTACCGCGGCCACCAAAGGCACAAGTGTCATCTTCAGCTCAGAGGGTGGTTGACGGCTGTGAGAAGTCCAGCAGCAGAAGAGGAGATACTCTTATCAAGCTTCCACGACTCACACGTGGGGCTACGACTCTGGGAACTGTTTCCATTCCCCAGAGTTCTGAATCGAAATGGAGTCATGAAGCCACCTCAGCGACAGGTACCCTGAGGTTTTCATCCTTGGGAAAAAAGTCAAATGGGCAGAAAAGTAGCGTGATCTCCAagtctggatctggaagcatctctcctcctgctccaccTGCCAAACAGTCAAGCCAAGAACAAAAGACAAGGACTGCGCTATTTCCAAGTGCCTTAAAAACAAGCAGTGACACTGGAAAGTCTTCATTCCCAAAAACATCAACCTCAGAGGAAGAATTCAACAGGCTCCGCGCAGATTCATTCAGCCACAAGACATCTAGTTTAAAAACTGACCATGGCTCTGCCAGGACATCCTCAAGTCTAAAGACACGAGGGGCCAAAACAGACTCCTCTAGGTTCTACGGGAGTCTGATGTCTCTGGAGAGATGTGACAGCCAAACTTCTGTCGGGTCCAAGCCTGTCCTGTCCCAGGAGAACAGCGGTGCTAGCTTGGGAGGTAACAACAGATCCAACAGGTCAGTGCCAAAACTTGGAGTTCCAGCCTCCACCTCAACACCTGCTTCTTCCTCCCAAGTTTCTCCTGGTGTCTTTGCAACTACATCCAAACTGCTGCAGGTAAAAGGCGGCAGCAGCTCACGAGCTGCAGTTTCTGGTGGGTCAAAGGTTCGAACGCTGTCTACCAGCAGTTCCAAGAGCCTGAGCTCCTCTCTAAAACCTCCTGATAATGCAGCTGGACGCAACACTGGCCTACTTACAACTGGTAAATCCCCTGCTCGCCCCGCCACAGGAGTCAAGTCAGGAAGAGGCACTATCATGGGAACGAAGCAGGCCATCAGCCGGGCAGCGAACAGCCGGGTTAGCGAGCTAGCTGCTGGAAGTCAAAGGAAGCAGCTCAGCAGGGGGCTGTCAGGAAATGACAGTACTGACAGCGGGACCAGTGGTGTCAGCAGGTCGCTAATCAACACACCGATACCATCCCCTTACAGCAAGATTACCGCCCCCCGCAGGCCGCAGCGCTACAGCAGCGGGCACGGCAGCGACAACAGTAGTATCCTCAGCGGGGAGCTGCCCCCTGCCATGGGCCGCACCGCCCTGTTTTACCACAGCGGGGGAAGCAGTGGCTATGAAAGCATGATCCGAGACAGCGAGACTACCGGCAGCACCTCGTCAGCACACGACTCCATGAGCGAGAGCGGAGTGTCGTCGTCCAATAGGAGCAGAGTTTCCAAATCGCCCAAGAAGAGAGGAAACG GTTTCCTGCGGCGGCGTCTGATCCCGGCTCCGCTGCCGGACACCTCCTCTCTGGGCAGGAAGGTGGGGGGTCAGTGGGTGGACGTGCCCCCGCTGGGCGGCACCTTGAAGGAGCCCTTCGAGATAAAGGTGTACGAGATCGACGACGTGGAGCgcctgcagaggaggagggaggtggtgACGGGGTCAGAGGTGAGACCGGCTCCGTCTGCTCAGCTTCCTGTTCAGgaggttaaatacctgcag TCCTTCCATGATGTTGAAAAG GGTCTGCTCTACTTTAACGCCCGGCTGAGGATGCTGGAGAAGCggcagcagcagatcagagagCTGAAGAGCAAACACGACCGGCTGAaggtggagctggaggaggccAAGAGCCGGCTGATGCTCGACCCCAGCAAGTGGAGCGGAGAGT TCGACGTGGACCAGGACCTGGACCGGGAGTCCCAGGAGTACCTGGAGGCTCTGGCTCAGGCCACGGCGGAGCTGGAGTACTGCGTCAACCTCTGCAAGTCCCGCGTCATGATGGAGACCTGCTTCGACATCGCCGCGACGACGGCCGCCGCCGCGCAGGGAGGACAGCAGGAAGTGGAGGTCTGA
- the kif26aa gene encoding kinesin-like protein KIF26A isoform X11 codes for MAAQKLSLSRRKKSQPGPPSSPGEAPGLLLYTGGFSGALQLSPPAIPPCLLRAGSKVKDTPGMGKVRVMVRICSVNSGESSESMSFIKVDGRKKQLSLSETSAGGVQRRSSTSAPKTFTFDAVFSQDASQAEVCSGTVAEVIQSVVNGADGCIFCFGHANLGKTYTMIGRDCSTQSLGVAPTAISWLFKVIEERREKAGARFSVRVSAVEISGREETLTDLLAELSSSSAGGHQEAPGPAVSLREDPVCGSQLQNQTELRATSAERAAFFLDAALAARRSSRTPSDQEARKNSHFLFTLHLNQDRLDKSNKAAMSGRSRLHLLDLGSCEMNISRTREGGGGQCLSLSALGNVILALANGAKHVPYRDSKLTMLLSESLGNINCRTTMIAHISDSPANYMETLTTVQLASRIHRMRKKKSKQYASSSSGGESSCEEGPTRRPPHLRPFHPRTVALDPDTPLLLSSDPDYSSSSEHSCDTVIYIGPGGTAISDRELSDNEGPPSFIPIIPSLNKKRVKDAPRSDGDHFKCNTFAELQERLDCIDGSEGPATFGTEGKAAQAAAVRSPSGAAKPAEATSPPKPDKNSSQRFSESTNKSHQELSKFPSASGMDTSKRTSADGEKLAAALVQPCVVKPFSQDSEPVVREKVYLKGGVPKPSASPSLPRTYRAAAQPGEVIRRTPPVGMSQQAQRQGQPPGSPSRCPVEDNNLRTALLGRCLDRDFLRTTITLQQPVELNGEDELVFTVVEELPHGLIPDNGRPSNILSFNSDCSLQALASGSRPVSIISSINDEYDAYTSQHGAEGADVGASCQEMLFSQHGNKHPTVSSWSSEVSVESAESESTRSTGRFYLRDKNMASENTSTLTSPSVFHREPFLQQRVKSSLNDSGVCFSELDSDPATPNKPSFTKCPPFPESTKASPKGSKLRANTLNTSVSAHIPHHATHSSLPRKTKPTSSAAVGCSRQEGRHDDFLLQGSSHFDPREVEFLSTGKPPRSGVNISSKRPGGNSNSVPRPPKAQVSSSAQRVVDGCEKSSSRRGDTLIKLPRLTRGATTLGTVSIPQSSESKWSHEATSATGTLRFSSLGKKSNGQKSSVISKSGSGSISPPAPPAKQSSQEQKTRTALFPSALKTSSDTGKSSFPKTSTSEEEFNRLRADSFSHKTSSLKTDHGSARTSSSLKTRGAKTDSSRFYGSLMSLERCDSQTSVGSKPVLSQENSGASLGGNNRSNRSVPKLGVPASTSTPASSSQVSPGVFATTSKLLQVKGGSSSRAAVSGGSKVRTLSTSSSKSLSSSLKPPDNAAGRNTGLLTTGKSPARPATGVKSGRGTIMGTKQAISRAANSRVSELAAGSQRKQLSRGLSGNDSTDSGTSGVSRSLINTPIPSPYSKITAPRRPQRYSSGHGSDNSSILSGELPPAMGRTALFYHSGGSSGYESMIRDSETTGSTSSAHDSMSESGVSSSNRSRVSKSPKKRGNGFLRRRLIPAPLPDTSSLGRKVGGQWVDVPPLGGTLKEPFEIKVYEIDDVERLQRRREVVTGSEVRPAPSAQLPVQEVKYLQSFHDVEKGLLYFNARLRMLEKRQQQIRELKSKHDRLKVELEEAKSRLMLDPSKWSGEFDVDQDLDRESQEYLEALAQATAELEYCVNLCKSRVMMETCFDIAATTAAAAQGGQQEVEV; via the exons ggCGGCTCAGAAGCTCAGTCTGTCCCGCAGGAAGAAGTCTCAGCCGGGCCCCCCCTCCTCACCCGGCGAGGCCCCGGGGCTCCTGCTCTACACCGGAGGGTTCAGCGGGGCCCTGCAGCTCTCCCCGCCCGCCATCCCGCCATGCCTCCTACGGGccgggtcaaaggtcaaggacACGCCGGGGATGGGGAAG GTCCGAGTGATGGTCCGGATCTGTTCGGTCAACAGCGGCGAGTCCTCCGAGTCCATGTCCTTCATCAAAGTGGACGGCAGGAAGAAGCAGCTCAGCCTCAGCGAGACGTCGGCCGGCGGAGTCCAGAGGAGATCCTCCACCTCCGCCCCCAAGACCTTCACCTTCGACGCCGTCTTCTCGCAAGACGCCTCACAG GCTGAGGTGTGCTCGGGGACGGTGGCGGAGGTCATCCAGTCGGTGGTGAACGGAGCTGACGGCTGCATCTTCTGCTTCGGACACGCTAACCTTG GTAAGACATACACCATGATTGGCCGAGACTGCTCCACCCAGAGTCTGGGCGTGGCTCCGACCGCCATCTCCTGGCTGTTTAAGGTGATCGAGGAGCGGAGGGAGAAGGCCGGAGCTCGATTCTCCGTCAGAGTGTCGGCCGTAGAGATCTCCGGCCGGGAAGAGACACTGACCGACCTCCTGGCTgaactctcctcctcctcggcggGGGGCCATCAGGAGGCCCCGGGCCCCGCCGTGTCCCTGCGAGAAGACCCCGTCTGTGGCTCCCAG cTTCAGAACCAGACGGAGCTGCGGGCGACCAGCGCCGAGCGAGCCGCCTTCTTCCTGGATGCCGCGTTGGCGGCGAGGAGGAGCAGCCGAACGCCGAGCGACCAGGAGGCCCGGAAGAACTCGCACTTCCTGTTCACTCTGCACCTCAACCAGGACAGACTGGACAAGAGCAACAAGGCGGCAA TGTCCGGTCGGAGTCGTCTCCACCTCCTGGATTTGGGGAGCTGTGAGATGAACATCAGCAGGACCAGAGAGGGAGGCGGAGGtcagtgtctgtctctgtccGCGCTGGGAAACGTCATCCTCGCCCTCGCCAACGGGGCCAAGCACGTCCCCTACAG GGACAGTAAGCTCACCATGCTCCTCAGTGAATCTCTGGGCAACATCAACTGTCGAACCACCATGATCGCCCACATCTCCGACTCCCCGGCCAACTACATGGAGACGCTGACCACGGTGCAGCTGGCCTCCCGCATCCACCgcatgaggaagaagaagtcCAAG CAGTACGCCTCCAGCTCGTCTGGAGGGGAGAGTTCCTGCGAGGAGGGCCCGACCCGTCGACCCCCACACCTTCGACCCTTCCACCCTCGGACGGTGGCCCTCGACCCAGACACACCTCTGCTGCTCTCCAGTGATCCCGACTACTCGTCCAGCAGCGAACACTCCTGCGACACCGTCATCTACATCGGGCCCGGAGGGACGGCCATCTCAGACCGAGAGCTGAGCGACAACGAGGGGCCTCCTTCCTTCATTCCCATCATCCCCTCCCTGAACAAAAAGCGGGTCAAAGATGCGCCCAGGTCCGATGGCGATCATTTTAAGTGCAACACGTTTGCAGAGCTGCAGGAGAGACTCGACTGCATCGACGGCAGCGAGGGCCCGGCCACGTTCGGCACAGAGGGTAAAGCAGCACAAGCAGCGGCTGTCAGATCTCCCAGCGGAGCTGCTAAACCCGCAGAGGCAACATCTCCACCCAAACCTGATAAGAACTCCTCCCAGAGGTTCTCAGAAAGCACAAATAAATCTCATCAGGAGCTATCCAAGTTCCCCTCAGCCAGTGGCATGGACACCTCCAAACGGACAAGTGCAGATGGGGAGAAACTTGCAGCCGCCCTCGTTCAGCCATGTGTGGTAAAGCCTTTTTCTCAGGACTCAGAGCCTGTGGTGCGGGAGAAGGTCTACCTCAAAGGGGGTGTACCCAAGCCGTCTGCCTCACCGTCCTTACCCAGGACATACAGGGCAGCAGCTCAGCCTGGGGAAGTCATCCGTAGGACTCCCCCAGTCGGTATGAGTCAACAAGCACAAAGGCAAGGGCAACCGCCAGGGTCCCCTAGCAGATGCCCCGTGGAGGACAACAATCTCCGGACAGCGCTGTTAGGAAGATGCCTCGACAGGGATTTCCTCAGAACTACCATCACACTGCAGCAGCCTGTGGAGCTGAATGGGGAGGACGAGCTTGTGTTCACTGTGGTGGAGGAGCTTCCTCATGGCCTCATCCCAGACAACGGCCGACCCTCCAACATCCTCAGCTTCAACAGTGACTGCTCTCTGCAGGCTTTAGCTTCTGGCTCTCGCCCCGTCAGCATCATCAGCAGTATTAACGATGAGTATGACGCTTACACATCTCAACATGGAGCCGAAGGTGCTGATGTTGGTGCCAGCTGCCAAGAAATGTTGTTTTCCCAACATGGCAACAAGCACCCAACTGTTAGCTCATGGTCAAGTGAAGTGAGTGTGGAGTCAGCTGAAAGTGAAAGCACTCGTTCAACTGGCAGATTTTACTTGAGGGACAAAAACATGGCATCAGAGAATACATCGACACTGACGTCGCCAAGTGTATTTCATCGAGAGCCGTTTCTGCAGCAACGTGTCAAGAGCTCCCTGAATGACAGCGGTGTCTGTTTCTCAGAGCTGGACAGTGACCCTGCTACCCCAAACAAACCATCTTTTACCAAGTGCCCTCCCTTCCCTGAATCAACCAAAGCCTCACCAAAAGGCTCCAAGCTGAGAGCCAATACTCTGAACACTTCAGTGTCAGCCCACATTCCCCATCACGCCACCCATTCCAGTCTTCCCAGGAAAACCAAGCCTACCTCATCTGCAGCTGTGGGCTGCAGCAGACAGGAAGGCAGACATGATGACTTTTTGCTTCAGGGAAGCAGTCACTTTGATCCCAGAGAGGTCGAGTTTCTCTCTACAGGTAAACCACCAAGAAGTGGTGTAAACATTTCCTCCAAGAGGCCTGGAGGGAACAGTAACAGTGTACCGCGGCCACCAAAGGCACAAGTGTCATCTTCAGCTCAGAGGGTGGTTGACGGCTGTGAGAAGTCCAGCAGCAGAAGAGGAGATACTCTTATCAAGCTTCCACGACTCACACGTGGGGCTACGACTCTGGGAACTGTTTCCATTCCCCAGAGTTCTGAATCGAAATGGAGTCATGAAGCCACCTCAGCGACAGGTACCCTGAGGTTTTCATCCTTGGGAAAAAAGTCAAATGGGCAGAAAAGTAGCGTGATCTCCAagtctggatctggaagcatctctcctcctgctccaccTGCCAAACAGTCAAGCCAAGAACAAAAGACAAGGACTGCGCTATTTCCAAGTGCCTTAAAAACAAGCAGTGACACTGGAAAGTCTTCATTCCCAAAAACATCAACCTCAGAGGAAGAATTCAACAGGCTCCGCGCAGATTCATTCAGCCACAAGACATCTAGTTTAAAAACTGACCATGGCTCTGCCAGGACATCCTCAAGTCTAAAGACACGAGGGGCCAAAACAGACTCCTCTAGGTTCTACGGGAGTCTGATGTCTCTGGAGAGATGTGACAGCCAAACTTCTGTCGGGTCCAAGCCTGTCCTGTCCCAGGAGAACAGCGGTGCTAGCTTGGGAGGTAACAACAGATCCAACAGGTCAGTGCCAAAACTTGGAGTTCCAGCCTCCACCTCAACACCTGCTTCTTCCTCCCAAGTTTCTCCTGGTGTCTTTGCAACTACATCCAAACTGCTGCAGGTAAAAGGCGGCAGCAGCTCACGAGCTGCAGTTTCTGGTGGGTCAAAGGTTCGAACGCTGTCTACCAGCAGTTCCAAGAGCCTGAGCTCCTCTCTAAAACCTCCTGATAATGCAGCTGGACGCAACACTGGCCTACTTACAACTGGTAAATCCCCTGCTCGCCCCGCCACAGGAGTCAAGTCAGGAAGAGGCACTATCATGGGAACGAAGCAGGCCATCAGCCGGGCAGCGAACAGCCGGGTTAGCGAGCTAGCTGCTGGAAGTCAAAGGAAGCAGCTCAGCAGGGGGCTGTCAGGAAATGACAGTACTGACAGCGGGACCAGTGGTGTCAGCAGGTCGCTAATCAACACACCGATACCATCCCCTTACAGCAAGATTACCGCCCCCCGCAGGCCGCAGCGCTACAGCAGCGGGCACGGCAGCGACAACAGTAGTATCCTCAGCGGGGAGCTGCCCCCTGCCATGGGCCGCACCGCCCTGTTTTACCACAGCGGGGGAAGCAGTGGCTATGAAAGCATGATCCGAGACAGCGAGACTACCGGCAGCACCTCGTCAGCACACGACTCCATGAGCGAGAGCGGAGTGTCGTCGTCCAATAGGAGCAGAGTTTCCAAATCGCCCAAGAAGAGAGGAAACG GTTTCCTGCGGCGGCGTCTGATCCCGGCTCCGCTGCCGGACACCTCCTCTCTGGGCAGGAAGGTGGGGGGTCAGTGGGTGGACGTGCCCCCGCTGGGCGGCACCTTGAAGGAGCCCTTCGAGATAAAGGTGTACGAGATCGACGACGTGGAGCgcctgcagaggaggagggaggtggtgACGGGGTCAGAGGTGAGACCGGCTCCGTCTGCTCAGCTTCCTGTTCAGgaggttaaatacctgcag TCCTTCCATGATGTTGAAAAG GGTCTGCTCTACTTTAACGCCCGGCTGAGGATGCTGGAGAAGCggcagcagcagatcagagagCTGAAGAGCAAACACGACCGGCTGAaggtggagctggaggaggccAAGAGCCGGCTGATGCTCGACCCCAGCAAGTGGAGCGGAGAGT TCGACGTGGACCAGGACCTGGACCGGGAGTCCCAGGAGTACCTGGAGGCTCTGGCTCAGGCCACGGCGGAGCTGGAGTACTGCGTCAACCTCTGCAAGTCCCGCGTCATGATGGAGACCTGCTTCGACATCGCCGCGACGACGGCCGCCGCCGCGCAGGGAGGACAGCAGGAAGTGGAGGTCTGA